A stretch of DNA from Alphaproteobacteria bacterium:
GGCCCAGCGATACAGGCCGGTGTCGATTACGATTTGAAAAACGGATGGTTCTTAAATTTTGACGTAAAGAAAATCTGGATTAATACCGACGTTAAAATCAATGGCGGCGCTATTCGTGCCGACGTGGATATCGATCCTTGGGTGATTGGATTCGGGGCAGGATTCAGATTCTAAATCGCTATGGACTGGTCGCCTTTTGGTTTGATTGCGCAATGCCCACCTGCAATGTATTTAGAGCGCGGGATTATTCCCGCGCTCTTTCTTGCGGGGATTGCGGGTAGCATAACGCACTGTCTGGGAATGTGCGGTCCATTCGTTCTGGCTCAAGTTTCCGAATTGCCCAATCGCAACGGAAAAATTTCAAGCCGCGATTTGCTGCGTTACGCCTTGTTGCCATATCATGCAGGACGTATCACAACCTATGCCGGTTTGGGCGCGTTAGGGGCATGGTTAATGACTTTTTTTTCAAGCTTTGAATCCTTTCGATTAACGGCCGCTATTATGTTGGTTCTGGCCGGAATATTGTTTTTGGCGTCCGTGCTTGCAAAAACGGGATTTTTCAAAGCTTGCGCGACGCCACGCTGGATCACACGCCATTTAGACCGGTTCTTGCGCCTGCCATTGCTATGGCGCGGTTATGTCCTTGGCTTATTGCTGGGATTTTTGCCTTGCGGCTTGTTATATGCGGCGCTGCTGGCGGCTACGACCACGGCAAATCCCTTATTGGCGCTGGCGGCAATGATTGCCTTTGGGCTGGGGACAGTTCCGGCGCTCCTTATGGTTGCTTTTGGGGG
This window harbors:
- a CDS encoding OmpW family protein; protein product: GPAIQAGVDYDLKNGWFLNFDVKKIWINTDVKINGGAIRADVDIDPWVIGFGAGFRF
- a CDS encoding sulfite exporter TauE/SafE family protein: MDWSPFGLIAQCPPAMYLERGIIPALFLAGIAGSITHCLGMCGPFVLAQVSELPNRNGKISSRDLLRYALLPYHAGRITTYAGLGALGAWLMTFFSSFESFRLTAAIMLVLAGILFLASVLAKTGFFKACATPRWITRHLDRFLRLPLLWRGYVLGLLLGFLPCGLLYAALLAATTTANPLLALAAMIAFGLGTVPALLMVAFGGRKILQLRPNWINRISFILALLNAFTLFIMAGGLIS